A genomic segment from Candidatus Korarchaeum cryptofilum OPF8 encodes:
- a CDS encoding formate--phosphoribosylaminoimidazolecarboxamide ligase: MIPRERILSVLSKYDESDVKIGTICSHSSLQIFNGARREGLRSVGIVLRENKPYYESFPRASPDIFIEVDSYGDLLSEETQEELISENVIMIPHGSFVEYVGSENILERFRVPMFGNRLTLYWEGDRRRQRKWLEDAGVPTPRIYRSPEDIDRPVIVKLHGAKGGKGYFKASSPEEFYEKFSELKERGLVGSLEDVVIEEFIVGVRFYPHFFFSPIEGENIADLEGGRLELLGIDRRLEVIDEIHRGLPDLMEDFMDYTVTGNIPVIVREKYLVDLLRDAVKIISSSRRLFYPGLIGPFCMEMIYNPSRGFITFEVSARIVAGTNLYTDGSPYSYYYYDEPMSMGRRIAREIKEAVKSGSLHKIIY; the protein is encoded by the coding sequence ATGATACCTAGGGAGAGGATACTCAGTGTCCTATCGAAGTACGATGAGTCCGACGTGAAGATAGGTACTATATGCTCCCACTCCTCCCTTCAGATATTCAATGGAGCGCGGAGAGAAGGTCTCAGAAGCGTCGGTATAGTTCTGAGGGAGAATAAGCCCTATTATGAGAGCTTCCCGAGGGCATCGCCAGATATATTCATTGAAGTCGATAGTTACGGAGATCTGCTGAGCGAAGAGACTCAGGAGGAGCTCATCTCTGAGAACGTCATAATGATACCTCACGGATCTTTCGTAGAATACGTAGGGAGTGAGAACATACTGGAGAGATTCAGAGTGCCCATGTTCGGCAATAGATTGACGCTCTACTGGGAGGGGGATAGGAGGAGGCAGAGGAAATGGCTGGAGGATGCGGGCGTACCGACTCCGAGAATATATAGGAGTCCTGAGGATATAGATAGGCCTGTGATAGTCAAGCTACATGGAGCTAAGGGTGGAAAGGGATATTTCAAAGCCTCAAGCCCTGAGGAATTCTACGAAAAGTTCAGTGAGCTCAAGGAGAGGGGTTTAGTTGGGAGTCTCGAGGATGTCGTGATAGAGGAATTCATAGTCGGGGTGAGGTTCTACCCGCACTTCTTCTTCAGCCCGATCGAGGGGGAGAATATAGCAGATTTAGAGGGGGGGAGACTTGAGTTATTGGGGATAGATCGCCGTCTTGAGGTTATCGATGAGATACATAGGGGCTTACCCGATCTCATGGAGGATTTCATGGACTATACCGTCACCGGCAACATACCCGTGATCGTGAGGGAGAAATATCTAGTTGATTTGCTGAGAGATGCTGTTAAGATAATTTCCTCGTCGAGGAGGCTCTTCTATCCCGGCTTGATAGGTCCGTTCTGCATGGAGATGATATATAATCCCTCCAGGGGCTTCATCACATTCGAGGTATCCGCTAGGATAGTAGCTGGGACGAACCTCTACACCGATGGCTCACCTTACTCTTACTATTACTACGATGAGCCTATGTCCATGGGTAGGAGGATAGCTAGAGAGATAAAAGAAGCCGTGAAGTCGGGTTCTCTTCATAAAATAATTTATTAA
- a CDS encoding formate--phosphoribosylaminoimidazolecarboxamide ligase family protein: protein MVSRVEIARILEGYSGRELTIGVLGTHSALEVSRGAKDEGFRTLVICQRGRERTYSRYYISRERFGRRVGIIDEVIVLDKFRDIVNEEVQEEIRERNTILVPHRGLCVYVGYEAIENSLYIPIFGNRYLLRVEERGGELNQYELLERAGIPHPRIFKDPDEIDGPAIVKVSEAARGYERAFFIVSSPREFEERSRELLERGLIKKEALDEAVIEELLIGAYFNFNFFYSPLDGEIELLGIDMRRQTNIDGIVRLPATQQLEALRYLEVRNIEVGHVACTIRESLLEGAFELAERFVRAARELCPPGVIGPFALQSVVIPGPPHEDIVVYDVSVRVPGSPGIKFTPYSEDLWGVQMSVGRRIALEIREALKRGMLEEVVT, encoded by the coding sequence ATGGTAAGCAGGGTGGAGATAGCGAGGATCCTCGAGGGCTACTCAGGGCGGGAGCTGACAATAGGTGTCCTTGGGACCCATTCCGCCCTAGAAGTAAGTAGAGGCGCGAAGGACGAGGGTTTCAGGACGCTAGTCATATGCCAGAGGGGAAGGGAGAGGACTTACTCGAGGTACTACATCTCAAGGGAGAGGTTCGGTAGGAGAGTCGGGATAATCGATGAGGTGATCGTCCTCGATAAGTTCCGGGATATCGTGAATGAGGAAGTGCAGGAGGAGATAAGGGAGAGGAACACTATCTTAGTGCCCCATAGAGGCCTTTGCGTATACGTAGGTTATGAAGCTATAGAGAACTCGCTTTACATACCTATATTCGGGAACAGGTACTTGCTCAGGGTTGAGGAGAGAGGGGGCGAGCTCAATCAGTACGAATTGCTCGAGAGGGCCGGTATACCCCACCCCAGGATATTCAAGGACCCTGATGAGATAGACGGGCCAGCTATAGTCAAAGTATCCGAAGCGGCTAGAGGCTATGAGAGAGCTTTCTTCATAGTATCCTCTCCTAGAGAGTTCGAAGAGAGGTCCAGGGAGCTTTTAGAGAGGGGTTTGATAAAAAAGGAAGCTTTAGATGAAGCTGTCATAGAGGAGCTATTGATAGGGGCCTATTTCAACTTCAACTTCTTCTACTCACCTCTGGATGGTGAGATAGAGCTCCTAGGGATCGATATGAGGAGGCAGACTAATATAGATGGTATAGTGAGGCTGCCCGCTACACAGCAGCTCGAAGCTTTGAGGTATCTTGAGGTGAGGAATATAGAGGTGGGGCACGTGGCTTGCACGATAAGGGAGTCGCTCTTGGAGGGAGCTTTCGAACTAGCTGAGAGATTTGTGAGAGCGGCGAGAGAGCTATGCCCACCTGGAGTGATAGGTCCTTTCGCTCTCCAAAGCGTGGTAATCCCCGGCCCGCCTCATGAGGATATAGTAGTTTACGATGTGAGCGTCAGGGTCCCTGGATCCCCTGGGATAAAGTTCACCCCCTACTCAGAGGACCTCTGGGGGGTTCAGATGAGCGTGGGTAGGAGGATCGCCCTTGAGATAAGGGAAGCGTTGAAGAGAGGTATGCTGGAGGAGGTAGTGACATGA
- a CDS encoding MTH1187 family thiamine-binding protein, producing the protein MLIVEIAVDPIGTSSPSVGDYIRRVVEVIKRRGLKHWVGPMGTSIEISSFKELGELLQDIHDELNRLGVMRIVTAVRIDDRRDKGIDMEYKVRRASG; encoded by the coding sequence ATGCTCATAGTCGAGATAGCTGTGGATCCGATAGGCACCAGTTCCCCTAGCGTCGGGGATTACATAAGGAGAGTGGTGGAGGTGATAAAGAGGAGGGGATTGAAGCACTGGGTAGGGCCCATGGGGACTTCAATCGAGATATCCAGCTTTAAGGAGCTCGGGGAACTCCTCCAAGATATACACGATGAGCTCAACAGACTGGGGGTCATGAGGATCGTGACCGCTGTGAGGATCGATGATAGGAGGGATAAGGGAATAGACATGGAGTATAAAGTGAGGAGGGCGAGCGGATAA
- a CDS encoding B3/B4 domain-containing protein: protein MIELGEDARALGISIAFSRARGVEVRGSGSKVIELAVEEVRRKYTLESLKEDPVVRAYRDFYWRIGIDPTKVRPSSEALVRRILKEGLPSINSIVDSGNAASAITLVPIGLYDLGKVRGKLELRLARPGEIFKPIGGGEKVLSGGEPVLADEDGPIFLYPHRDSVRTMITQGTREVLIVAAGVPGVDASLLRRAAFLTLEFILETSGGEGEEVRVIF from the coding sequence ATGATAGAGCTGGGAGAGGACGCTAGAGCCCTCGGGATCTCGATAGCCTTCTCGAGAGCGAGAGGCGTGGAGGTGAGGGGATCCGGGAGTAAGGTTATAGAGCTGGCTGTTGAGGAGGTCAGGAGGAAGTACACTCTGGAGAGCTTGAAGGAGGATCCTGTAGTCAGGGCATACAGGGACTTCTACTGGAGGATAGGAATAGATCCAACTAAGGTGAGGCCCAGCAGCGAAGCCCTAGTCAGGAGGATCCTTAAGGAAGGTTTGCCATCTATAAATAGCATCGTCGACTCCGGAAATGCGGCTAGCGCGATCACATTGGTGCCAATAGGCCTCTACGATCTGGGGAAAGTGAGGGGGAAGCTGGAGCTGAGGTTAGCCAGGCCTGGGGAGATCTTCAAGCCGATAGGAGGGGGTGAGAAGGTCCTGTCCGGAGGGGAGCCTGTCCTAGCTGATGAGGATGGCCCTATCTTCCTCTACCCTCACAGGGATAGTGTGAGGACCATGATAACTCAGGGAACGAGGGAAGTCCTCATAGTGGCCGCTGGAGTTCCTGGTGTAGATGCCTCCTTGCTCAGGAGAGCCGCCTTCCTCACCCTGGAGTTCATACTGGAGACATCAGGGGGAGAGGGGGAGGAGGTGAGGGTCATCTTCTGA
- a CDS encoding leucyl aminopeptidase: MCPMGLDLELAVAALKLVRDIMKVREGEEVVITADTGCDWRVAEATAQAAAQLNAKPIVVWYMSPPGVGKAADPHIPLKALKALLSESDVWIEFNKSWLLYSTPYESAMSAGKVRYICLVGMDADMATRTIGRVKVPLLYEFQRRLARITERSRHMRIKTPAGTDVEFENDRERPVLVEGEVEGPGEYMLFGQVDWAPVEDSINGSIVFDGSVWPPSELGLLRSPIKLHVRDGTIVKVEGGSEAKVFEAWLKSFKDPNMLRIAHLSYGCNPGAKLTGNILEDERVWGSSAVSRKLTLYNLIWIYLHDKIYKLRDLAFCARYVVIRSTEWAHAQDEGSPVAPESHQ; encoded by the coding sequence ATGTGCCCCATGGGCTTGGATCTAGAGTTAGCTGTAGCAGCTCTGAAGCTCGTTAGGGACATTATGAAAGTGAGGGAGGGGGAGGAGGTAGTCATAACTGCTGATACTGGCTGTGACTGGAGGGTCGCTGAAGCTACCGCTCAAGCAGCCGCCCAACTTAATGCGAAGCCCATAGTAGTGTGGTACATGTCCCCCCCAGGTGTGGGGAAGGCAGCAGATCCTCACATACCCCTAAAAGCCTTGAAAGCCCTTTTGAGCGAGTCGGATGTCTGGATTGAGTTCAATAAATCCTGGTTGCTCTATTCGACACCTTATGAGAGTGCGATGAGCGCCGGTAAGGTTCGTTATATCTGCTTAGTTGGGATGGATGCTGATATGGCCACTAGGACTATAGGGAGGGTGAAAGTCCCCCTCCTCTACGAGTTCCAGAGGAGGTTAGCTAGGATAACGGAGAGATCGAGGCATATGAGGATAAAAACACCGGCTGGAACTGATGTGGAATTTGAGAATGATAGGGAGAGGCCCGTGCTCGTGGAAGGGGAGGTAGAAGGGCCCGGGGAGTACATGCTCTTCGGTCAGGTTGATTGGGCCCCAGTAGAGGATAGCATAAATGGATCCATAGTATTCGATGGATCCGTATGGCCCCCATCTGAGCTAGGTCTCCTCAGGAGTCCCATAAAGCTGCACGTTAGGGATGGGACTATAGTCAAAGTTGAGGGAGGTAGCGAGGCCAAGGTCTTCGAAGCTTGGCTCAAGTCTTTCAAAGATCCGAATATGCTCAGGATAGCTCACCTATCCTACGGTTGCAATCCCGGAGCTAAGCTCACTGGGAACATATTGGAGGATGAGAGGGTTTGGGGTTCCTCAGCAGTTTCCAGAAAGTTAACTTTATATAACCTTATCTGGATATACCTACACGATAAAATTTATAAATTGAGAGATCTCGCATTCTGTGCCCGATATGTGGTGATACGTAGCACCGAATGGGCACATGCACAGGATGAGGGGAGCCCCGTTGCCCCTGAAAGCCATCAATGA
- a CDS encoding serpin family protein: MGALVLYERKPGFVVASPLDSYTDFSMDLTSRIGLGERNTAISPYSVYIALLMLTEGAGGDTKDELMRAMRISSLDEARNWFNASIERFTGVERGARAEVADSVWVKEGFPVSEKYLEVVRKYYLAEVLSFRDPADAVPRINGWIFNRTNGLIDKVVDELDPRAVVVLVNTIYFKANWTIPFERVEKGDFHSPDGIETADYLRGRVKANYLDAGDYVALALSYSGTDVKFVVLMPKGDLKGFLGGMGREKLLEIFEKLFNSSESDIDLSLPKFDIDSGPLDLESVLVSMGMKKIFIPGEADLSPMVEGSEELCVDKVLHRARVKVDLYGTEAAAATAVIIRLTAMPSQEISVKIDRPFAFFLVDPENKAILFAGSFVHP; the protein is encoded by the coding sequence ATGGGTGCACTAGTGCTATATGAGAGGAAGCCCGGCTTCGTTGTGGCGAGTCCCCTCGATTCTTACACGGATTTCTCAATGGACCTCACCTCCAGGATAGGGCTAGGGGAGAGGAACACAGCTATTTCCCCATATAGCGTCTACATCGCCCTTCTCATGCTGACAGAAGGTGCTGGAGGCGATACTAAGGACGAGCTCATGAGAGCGATGAGGATCTCCTCCCTGGATGAAGCTAGAAATTGGTTCAACGCGAGCATCGAGAGGTTCACGGGTGTCGAGAGAGGGGCGAGGGCTGAGGTAGCTGACAGCGTATGGGTGAAGGAGGGATTCCCGGTCAGTGAGAAATATCTGGAGGTCGTCAGAAAATACTACTTAGCTGAAGTGCTCAGCTTCAGAGATCCAGCTGATGCCGTGCCCAGGATAAATGGATGGATCTTCAATAGAACTAACGGGCTGATAGATAAGGTAGTCGATGAACTGGATCCTAGAGCTGTGGTAGTGCTAGTGAATACGATCTACTTCAAGGCGAACTGGACGATTCCGTTCGAGAGAGTTGAGAAGGGGGATTTCCACTCCCCTGATGGCATTGAGACAGCTGACTATCTCAGGGGCCGAGTTAAGGCCAATTACTTAGATGCTGGGGATTACGTAGCTCTGGCCCTCAGTTATAGTGGTACTGATGTCAAGTTCGTCGTCCTCATGCCTAAGGGCGATCTGAAAGGATTCTTGGGTGGCATGGGGAGGGAGAAGCTGCTGGAGATATTCGAGAAGCTCTTCAACTCGTCTGAGAGTGATATAGACCTATCATTACCGAAGTTCGATATAGATAGCGGCCCCCTCGACCTCGAAAGCGTGCTGGTATCGATGGGCATGAAGAAGATATTCATCCCAGGGGAGGCTGATTTAAGCCCCATGGTGGAGGGGAGCGAGGAGCTGTGCGTCGATAAAGTGCTGCACAGGGCTAGGGTGAAGGTGGATCTCTACGGGACCGAGGCTGCTGCTGCGACAGCCGTAATAATAAGATTGACAGCAATGCCTTCCCAGGAGATCTCAGTGAAGATAGACAGGCCCTTCGCTTTCTTCCTAGTCGATCCAGAAAATAAGGCGATACTCTTCGCTGGGAGCTTCGTCCATCCTTAA
- a CDS encoding phytoene desaturase family protein: MRGILYILISFIPWILYWTLCGIGSYLGIIIPLAISSILLIPQIFKRSFNIMDLVSFLYFSLASLATFAFGLSIFVDESGFLGYLTLFLMAALSIALRRPYTLQVSMRDYPEVYWKDESFTMINNIITASWAFIFALNSLIFLLLSFPLTLILSNSLIALGIFLSSILPVKLPAMRAVSEFKKYDWEVRTGGGDYDVIIIGSGIGGLTCGALLSKRGYRVLVLEQHYQVGGYCSSFRRRGFVFNSGVEDVSGLWEKGPITYLLRELGLKKDDLFVKNSRMFIFRGKAIRADSLVEFIAALYEMFPSERENIERFFYEAERAYEECYRDDVYGVPLPAELIVKVFGERKLLDYPREHPHFYDWMGKSFKEKLDEYFRDEGLKELLSALIGYVGTSPDKAPASSALTACVSYYIHGGFFPKGGAGTFAEALAEFIREHGGQVLVNRRVDKIVVRDGRAIGVIAGGNLIRAPIIVSNVNAKTTFLELVGEEHLSREFVDYIRGLKMSPSCFMVFLGVDMDLSSYPTLIKNLDGSCDIVINSNADRSLAPPGKASVTIIAPANYRDFPERGTDEYLRMKKEIAETLISEADRIIPGIREKIVVQDEATPKTFERYTSMPEGAIYAFDQSIGVKRPYFKTPIRGLYLVGASTFPGGGVEAAVISGIICANDICGWPRP, from the coding sequence ATGAGAGGCATTCTCTACATCTTAATTTCCTTCATACCATGGATCCTCTACTGGACACTCTGCGGGATCGGGAGCTACTTAGGGATCATAATTCCGCTAGCGATATCCTCGATCCTCCTGATACCTCAGATCTTTAAGCGTAGTTTCAACATAATGGATCTCGTTTCCTTCCTCTACTTCTCCCTAGCTTCCCTCGCCACCTTCGCGTTCGGCCTCAGCATCTTCGTGGATGAGAGCGGTTTCCTGGGCTACTTGACCCTCTTCCTAATGGCAGCATTATCCATAGCCCTCAGGAGGCCTTACACATTGCAAGTCTCTATGAGGGATTATCCCGAGGTTTACTGGAAAGATGAATCCTTCACAATGATAAATAACATTATAACGGCTTCCTGGGCCTTCATCTTCGCATTGAACTCCCTGATATTCTTGCTCCTGAGCTTCCCCCTCACCCTCATACTCTCCAACTCCCTGATAGCTTTAGGCATATTCCTCTCATCCATCCTCCCCGTGAAGCTCCCAGCCATGAGAGCTGTGTCTGAGTTCAAGAAGTACGATTGGGAAGTGAGAACTGGGGGCGGGGATTACGATGTGATAATAATCGGCTCGGGCATAGGAGGCCTCACATGCGGGGCCCTCCTCTCCAAGAGGGGCTACAGAGTATTGGTGTTGGAGCAGCACTATCAAGTGGGTGGCTACTGCTCCTCCTTCAGGAGGAGGGGCTTCGTTTTCAATTCAGGAGTGGAGGATGTGAGCGGTCTATGGGAGAAAGGACCTATAACATATCTTCTCAGAGAATTAGGTCTCAAAAAGGATGATTTATTCGTGAAGAACTCCAGGATGTTCATATTCAGGGGGAAGGCCATAAGGGCTGATAGCCTGGTGGAGTTCATCGCTGCCCTATATGAGATGTTCCCGAGTGAGAGGGAGAACATAGAGAGGTTCTTCTATGAAGCTGAGAGGGCTTATGAGGAGTGCTACAGGGATGATGTATACGGGGTCCCCCTACCGGCTGAGTTGATAGTGAAAGTCTTTGGGGAGAGGAAGCTCCTCGATTACCCTAGGGAGCATCCCCACTTCTACGATTGGATGGGGAAGAGCTTCAAGGAGAAGCTCGATGAGTACTTCAGGGATGAGGGGCTGAAGGAACTCTTAAGCGCCCTCATAGGTTACGTTGGGACATCCCCGGATAAAGCTCCAGCTAGTAGCGCTTTAACAGCCTGCGTCTCCTACTACATCCACGGTGGCTTCTTCCCTAAGGGAGGGGCGGGTACTTTCGCTGAGGCCCTAGCTGAATTCATAAGGGAGCATGGGGGCCAAGTACTGGTCAATAGGAGGGTCGATAAGATAGTGGTGAGGGATGGTAGAGCTATTGGAGTGATTGCAGGCGGTAATTTGATCAGAGCTCCGATAATAGTTTCGAACGTGAACGCCAAGACCACCTTCCTCGAGTTGGTCGGGGAGGAGCACTTGAGTAGGGAGTTCGTTGATTACATAAGGGGACTCAAGATGTCCCCATCTTGCTTCATGGTCTTCCTGGGCGTCGATATGGATCTATCCAGCTACCCGACGCTGATAAAGAACTTGGACGGGAGTTGCGATATCGTCATAAACTCTAACGCTGACAGGAGCTTAGCTCCACCCGGTAAGGCCAGCGTCACAATAATAGCTCCAGCTAACTACAGGGATTTCCCCGAGAGGGGGACCGATGAGTACCTGAGGATGAAGAAGGAGATTGCCGAAACTCTGATAAGTGAAGCAGATAGGATAATCCCCGGTATAAGGGAAAAGATAGTTGTGCAAGATGAAGCCACTCCCAAGACATTCGAGAGGTACACCTCGATGCCTGAGGGCGCTATATATGCTTTCGATCAATCCATAGGCGTTAAGAGGCCCTACTTCAAGACGCCGATAAGGGGCCTCTATTTGGTGGGGGCATCGACTTTCCCCGGAGGGGGAGTGGAGGCTGCGGTAATCTCAGGCATAATATGCGCCAACGATATATGCGGCTGGCCGAGGCCTTGA
- a CDS encoding ABC transporter permease yields the protein MNERNIVYAMLYRQLKRYFRARSRVLGTIINPLMFFLFLGMGFSASMRGMSAAIGVDYLAFLAPGIAVMTAFSSSFIGGISVIFDKEFGFLKEVLVAPASRTYAIIGRALGDSITSALQSLLIIALMYVIVPSLRIEGLPFAIAICFITSLMFNSLGIAIASKMRSPEGFQLIVNVLIFPLIFLSGAFYPINNLPDVVKPIFYVNPLTYSVDLTRYFMTGISSLPIYLSLSALLLLTSIFTLLSARVFNRSTLD from the coding sequence ATGAATGAGAGGAATATAGTCTACGCTATGCTGTACAGACAGTTGAAGAGATATTTCAGGGCTAGATCCAGGGTCTTAGGGACCATAATAAATCCCCTCATGTTCTTCCTCTTCCTAGGGATGGGATTCAGCGCCTCCATGAGGGGGATGTCCGCGGCGATAGGGGTGGATTACCTCGCCTTCTTAGCTCCTGGGATAGCTGTAATGACTGCTTTCTCCTCCAGCTTCATAGGGGGCATCTCGGTGATATTTGACAAGGAGTTCGGTTTCCTCAAGGAAGTGCTAGTTGCACCAGCTTCCAGGACTTACGCTATAATCGGGAGGGCCTTGGGGGATTCTATAACATCCGCCCTTCAGTCTCTACTGATAATAGCTTTGATGTACGTCATAGTACCATCCCTCAGGATAGAGGGCCTCCCATTCGCTATCGCGATATGCTTCATAACTTCGCTGATGTTCAACAGCTTGGGAATAGCTATAGCCTCGAAGATGAGGAGCCCTGAGGGATTCCAGCTCATAGTGAATGTCCTGATATTCCCGCTGATATTCCTGAGCGGTGCATTCTACCCGATAAACAACTTACCTGATGTGGTGAAGCCCATATTCTACGTAAACCCGCTGACTTACTCAGTCGATTTAACCAGATATTTCATGACGGGGATCTCCTCGCTCCCCATATATCTGAGCCTCTCAGCTCTCCTGCTGCTCACATCGATATTCACGCTCCTATCGGCTAGGGTGTTCAATAGGAGCACTCTAGACTGA
- a CDS encoding ATP-binding cassette domain-containing protein yields MKAISVRDLVKKFGDLRAVDGISFDVRKGEIFGFLGPNGAGKTTTINILVTLMRPTSGEAYVAGYNVVEEPVKVRERIGIVFQDPSVDRNLTGWENLYIHGLIYGLRGEELRRRIEESLEFAELTKFKDVEVKNYSGGMIRRLEIARGLMHEPEILFLDEPTIGLDPQTRAKIWEYVERLRNEAGVTVFLTTHYIEEAERLCDRVAIIDHGRIVAIGSPDELKQGIGGDVIYVRTGDKSSLMRLVEELQEDGMVLRYRELDGVLALSVNNASRVIPGVFEVANRMGIRIEEIKYTQPSLSDVFLHYTGREIRDEEADWRESVRMRHRVR; encoded by the coding sequence ATGAAAGCTATCTCAGTTAGGGATCTGGTTAAGAAGTTCGGTGACCTGAGGGCTGTGGATGGGATAAGCTTCGATGTTAGGAAAGGGGAAATCTTCGGATTTCTCGGACCGAATGGAGCTGGGAAGACGACCACTATAAACATACTGGTGACTTTGATGAGGCCTACTAGCGGAGAAGCTTACGTGGCTGGCTATAATGTTGTCGAAGAGCCGGTGAAGGTCAGGGAGAGGATAGGGATAGTTTTCCAAGATCCATCTGTCGACAGGAACCTCACGGGTTGGGAGAACCTCTACATACACGGCCTGATATACGGGCTGAGGGGGGAGGAGCTGAGGAGGAGGATAGAGGAGAGCCTGGAGTTCGCTGAGCTGACGAAGTTCAAGGACGTAGAGGTGAAGAACTACAGCGGGGGTATGATAAGGAGGCTTGAGATAGCCAGGGGCTTGATGCACGAGCCCGAAATACTCTTCTTGGATGAGCCGACGATAGGATTGGATCCGCAGACTAGAGCGAAGATATGGGAGTACGTGGAGAGGCTGAGGAATGAAGCCGGGGTCACCGTTTTCCTGACGACTCACTACATAGAGGAAGCCGAGAGGCTCTGCGATAGAGTAGCTATAATAGATCACGGAAGGATAGTGGCTATAGGGAGCCCCGATGAGCTGAAGCAGGGGATAGGAGGAGATGTCATTTACGTGAGGACTGGAGACAAGAGCAGCTTGATGAGGCTCGTCGAGGAGCTTCAGGAAGATGGTATGGTTTTGAGGTACAGGGAGCTAGATGGGGTGCTCGCTCTTAGCGTCAATAATGCATCTAGGGTCATACCCGGCGTCTTCGAAGTAGCTAATAGGATGGGGATAAGGATAGAGGAGATAAAGTATACCCAGCCTTCTCTGAGCGATGTCTTCCTCCATTACACCGGGAGGGAGATAAGGGATGAGGAAGCGGATTGGAGGGAGAGCGTGAGGATGAGGCACAGGGTGAGGTGA
- a CDS encoding PadR family transcriptional regulator, with product MFHGPPVKGLFRLLVLDAIREEPLHGYEIMRRIGDTLGHPPSPGVVYPTLRSLESEGLVRSGREGRRTVYSITEDGVKYLKENEDRIRCFMERADRIKILKKMVPHDIFPLLEELASKYGRMTEEQRDEVRRAFWRLIQDLSRILGDVR from the coding sequence ATGTTCCACGGGCCTCCGGTGAAGGGCCTCTTCAGGCTCCTAGTGCTGGACGCGATAAGGGAGGAGCCCCTCCACGGGTATGAGATCATGAGGAGGATAGGGGATACGCTAGGTCATCCGCCCAGCCCAGGGGTAGTTTATCCTACCCTCCGTTCCCTGGAGAGCGAGGGTTTAGTGAGATCCGGCAGGGAGGGGAGGAGGACCGTCTACAGCATAACGGAGGATGGGGTAAAATATTTAAAGGAAAATGAGGATAGGATAAGATGTTTCATGGAAAGGGCCGATAGAATTAAGATATTGAAAAAGATGGTGCCCCACGATATTTTCCCCCTCCTTGAGGAGCTGGCCTCCAAGTACGGGAGGATGACGGAGGAGCAGAGGGATGAGGTGAGGAGGGCCTTCTGGAGGCTGATCCAGGATCTGAGCAGGATATTGGGTGATGTGAGATGA